A window from Gammaproteobacteria bacterium encodes these proteins:
- the rplA gene encoding 50S ribosomal protein L1, producing the protein MARISKRVKNIASRIDSTKTYSVDAAVNLLVELSSVKFTESLDIAINLGVDPRKSDQVVRGSVVMPSGTGKTVRVAVFTGSENEAAAKAAGADIVGLEDLAEKVKNGELDVDVVIASPDAMRVIGKIGQILGPKGLMPNPKDGTVSQDVAAAVRNAKSGQVRFRTDKNGIIHCSVGKINFSVDAIKANLKALLAALNKLKPTGAKGVYVKRVTLSSTMGPGLAVEISSIDA; encoded by the coding sequence ATGGCTAGAATTTCAAAAAGAGTAAAAAATATTGCATCAAGAATTGATAGTACCAAAACGTACTCGGTCGATGCTGCAGTGAATTTATTAGTCGAGCTTTCTTCTGTAAAATTTACAGAAAGCTTAGATATTGCGATTAATTTAGGCGTGGATCCGAGAAAGTCGGATCAAGTTGTGCGTGGCTCCGTAGTAATGCCTAGTGGAACAGGTAAAACAGTTAGAGTTGCTGTATTCACTGGAAGCGAAAATGAGGCTGCCGCCAAAGCGGCAGGGGCTGATATTGTAGGCTTGGAAGATTTAGCTGAAAAAGTTAAAAATGGCGAGCTTGATGTTGATGTTGTGATTGCTTCTCCTGATGCCATGCGAGTCATTGGTAAAATTGGACAAATTCTTGGTCCAAAAGGTTTGATGCCTAATCCAAAAGACGGCACAGTGTCTCAGGATGTTGCTGCTGCGGTACGTAATGCAAAATCAGGTCAAGTTCGTTTTAGAACGGATAAAAATGGAATTATACATTGCTCAGTTGGAAAAATTAATTTTTCTGTTGATGCGATCAAGGCAAACCTTAAAGCGTTACTGGCTGCTTTGAATAAATTAAAGCCAACAGGTGCTAAAGGTGTTTATGTGAAGAGGGTGACTCTTTCTTCTACAATGGGCCCGGGCTTGGCGGTAGAAATTTCAAGTATTGACGCATAA
- the rplK gene encoding 50S ribosomal protein L11 — protein sequence MSKPVKGKKIAAYIKLQIKAGQATPTPPVGPALGQKGVNIMEFCKAFNAKTQTLEQGLPIPVIITVYSDKSFTFITKTPPASVLIRKTLGLKSGSATPHTVKVGKITRAQLEEIAKTKAPDLTAADLEAAVRTIAGTARSMGVDTEL from the coding sequence ATGTCAAAACCTGTAAAAGGTAAAAAAATAGCAGCCTATATTAAGCTGCAAATTAAAGCGGGTCAGGCGACTCCGACTCCTCCTGTTGGCCCAGCTTTGGGTCAAAAAGGTGTCAACATTATGGAGTTTTGCAAAGCTTTTAATGCAAAAACACAGACCTTAGAACAAGGATTGCCGATCCCTGTTATTATTACTGTTTATAGCGATAAGAGTTTTACATTTATCACCAAAACACCTCCGGCGTCTGTTCTAATTAGAAAGACACTTGGGTTGAAGAGTGGTAGTGCAACACCTCATACAGTGAAAGTGGGTAAAATCACACGTGCGCAGTTAGAAGAAATTGCAAAAACCAAAGCACCTGATCTGACAGCGGCAGATTTAGAAGCGGCGGTTAGAACTATTGCTGGTACTGCACGCAGTATGGGCGTTGACACTGAATTGTAG
- the nusG gene encoding transcription termination/antitermination protein NusG, translating into MPKRLWYVVQAYSGLEGHVKKSLEEAILLSGLTSSFGQILVPTEEVVEMRAGQKRKSERKFFPGYVLVEMEMNDATWHLVRSTPKVVGFIGGTSERPAPISPKEVDFILQRMQDSADKPKPKVLFEAGEVVRITEGPFADFNGVVEEVFYEKSRLRVAVLILGRSTPVELEFTQVEKAG; encoded by the coding sequence CTGCCAAAAAGACTTTGGTATGTTGTGCAGGCGTACTCTGGGCTTGAGGGGCATGTTAAGAAATCGTTGGAAGAGGCAATTCTTCTTTCTGGTTTAACATCCTCTTTTGGACAAATTCTAGTTCCTACGGAAGAAGTCGTTGAGATGCGTGCGGGGCAAAAACGTAAAAGTGAAAGAAAGTTTTTTCCTGGTTATGTTTTGGTTGAAATGGAAATGAATGATGCCACTTGGCATTTAGTGAGATCGACTCCAAAAGTAGTTGGTTTTATCGGAGGAACAAGTGAGCGGCCTGCACCTATTTCTCCAAAAGAAGTAGATTTTATTTTGCAGCGAATGCAGGATAGTGCGGATAAGCCTAAACCTAAAGTTTTATTTGAGGCCGGTGAAGTGGTGCGTATCACTGAGGGCCCGTTTGCAGACTTCAATGGTGTAGTAGAAGAAGTTTTTTACGAAAAAAGCCGGTTGCGTGTTGCAGTGCTAATTTTGGGACGCTCAACTCCAGTGGAGTTGGAGTTTACTCAAGTAGAAAAAGCTGGGTAG